A window of bacterium genomic DNA:
TTAAAGGTGGGAAATTAAATTCCTCTTTGGCAGATTGAAACTCTGAGTAAAGAAATCTTTTGCTAAATCTTGTAATTCTAGGTTTAAATTCCTCTTTGGCAGATTGAAACCCAATTTTATCTTTTATTATTTCCAAAACAAAATCATTTTTTCCCCTATTTATATTTTATCATATTGAATAATTTTTAACAAATTTTTCTACCTCTTTTTTAATAAACTTCTTTACTTGTTTCCATTCTATTTTTTCAATCATTCTTATTCTTTCTTTATCCTCTTTAACAGTTTTGTCAGCATCTTCAAAATAAATAAGTCCTTTCAAAATCAAAAAAGTTGAATAGTTTAAATATTTTTCTTTAAGCCAATTAATAAGTTTTTTTATTCCAAAAATTTTCATTAAAAAATATATATCAATAAAATCCCTGTAATTTCCCCTCTGAACAATAGAAATTATTTTCATTGCAGATATATCTTCTATTGATGCAACAAGTATATTTTCCATTTCCACTGGTTTTCTTATAAGTTTGTAAGGGTAATAAAAAAAAGATAAATGTGTATTTTTAACAATTATTTCAAATGTATCTTCTGTGTCATTAACTATCTCACCATTCTTAAAATAAACAGAAAGTGTTTTAAATTGTTGCTGTGAATAGAAGTCAAAATCAATAGATGTTCTATGGCCAAGATATAAAGCAAGCCCTGTTCCATCAGCAAGATAAAAATTCATCTTTTTTGTAAATTTTAATTCCTTTAAAATTTCTTTTTGCTCCTTACTTAAAATTTCAGTGTGTATCGGATTTAATAAAGATTTCTCTAATTGCTCTTTCATATTTATCTTTTCCGATTTTTACCCCAAATATTGCTAACCAGAAATTTAATGATTTTTTATTCCAGAACCCTCTTGATGGATTTTTTAAAACAGAGACAATATCCTTTTTTTTATAATTCTTCAAAACCCAAAGTATTTCTTCATCTCCTCCGTGATTTAAAACATTTTCAATAATTAATCTTTTGTCTCTCTTAAAAGAAATTTTATCAAGATTATAGCTTGAGAGCGAATTTTTTAATTTCTTTTTAATATAAGTATTTTCCATAAATTTAACTTTCTATCCCCCATCTTTTTTTTACTTCCTTTATTATTTTCAAAGTTTTAGTATCAGCATCGGGATAATCTTCTACTGAAAGTATTGCACCCAAATATATTTCAAAATTTTGTAAAGGGAATTTCTTTTCAAAATCTTTTTTAACTTTTTCTTTTTCCCATCCATATTTCTCATATAAAAATGCAAAATCAATTAAATCCTTCGTCTCAATTCTCCTTCCAGAGCAATAAATCTTATTGAGAAATATATCATAATCAGATACAATTTTTATCTTTTCATATTTTTCAATTAGATTTATATTTTTAAATGGGAAAAAGACAAATGAAGTTTTAATACCATCTATTATGAAATCAATATTATCAACAAATCTTTCTTCTTTTTCTGGATTAAAGATTTTTCTGACTTTTGATGATAATCTCAAAAATGAAAACTCTTTTTCTGAAAGGAAATCAAGGTCTTCACTTATTCTATGATTATATTTAAACATTAAAACTGTTCCACCAGCAAGATAAAAATT
This region includes:
- a CDS encoding nucleotidyl transferase AbiEii/AbiGii toxin family protein — protein: MKEQLEKSLLNPIHTEILSKEQKEILKELKFTKKMNFYLADGTGLALYLGHRTSIDFDFYSQQQFKTLSVYFKNGEIVNDTEDTFEIIVKNTHLSFFYYPYKLIRKPVEMENILVASIEDISAMKIISIVQRGNYRDFIDIYFLMKIFGIKKLINWLKEKYLNYSTFLILKGLIYFEDADKTVKEDKERIRMIEKIEWKQVKKFIKKEVEKFVKNYSI
- a CDS encoding nucleotidyl transferase AbiEii/AbiGii toxin family protein, whose protein sequence is MERGKIEKMKKLAVEIQKIFKNFYLAGGTVLMFKYNHRISEDLDFLSEKEFSFLRLSSKVRKIFNPEKEERFVDNIDFIIDGIKTSFVFFPFKNINLIEKYEKIKIVSDYDIFLNKIYCSGRRIETKDLIDFAFLYEKYGWEKEKVKKDFEKKFPLQNFEIYLGAILSVEDYPDADTKTLKIIKEVKKRWGIES